A part of Brassica rapa cultivar Chiifu-401-42 chromosome A05, CAAS_Brap_v3.01, whole genome shotgun sequence genomic DNA contains:
- the LOC103870213 gene encoding uncharacterized protein LOC103870213 isoform X1 has product MASSLPQFYADFTFSGNTSSQFHGSSSCPDVSALSNYYDDGYLPFNASSIPESTFYPQVFGTSDAPMQEYNYYYQKMGVNNATQYFHGGDQEYYGFSPEIKPFGEQSWGSSEGGIQAEQNTKVGRYSVEERKERIMRYLKKKNQRNFNKTIKYVCRKTLADRRVRVRGRFARNNDTCEQQSHMSKTHNNNSEKEEDIFSGSDDYLIQQMENDDGWLNEAMSNLISFPCELDAPGDDHNPSTWSF; this is encoded by the exons ATGGCATCATCTCTTCCTCAGTTCTACGCCGATTTCACATTTTCCGGCAACACTTCTTCACAGTTTCACGGCTCTTCTTCATGTCCTGACGTCTCAGCTCTATCCAATTACTATGACGACGGTTACCTCCCCTTCAACGCATCTTCTATCCCAGAATCCACATTTTATCCCCAAGTTTTTGGAACTTCTGACGCTCCTATGCAGGAGTACAACTATTATTACCAGAAAATGGGTGTGAACAATGCCACACAATATTTTCATGGTGGTGATCAAGAATACTACGGCTTTTCACCAGAAATCAAGCCCTTTGGAGAGCAATCTTGG GGATCTAGTGAAGGAGGCATACAAGCTGAGCAGAACACAAAAGTGGGACGCTATTCGGTTGAAGAACGTAAAGAGAGAATCATGAGGTACTTGAAAAAGAAGAACCAACGCAACTTCAATAAGACCATCaag TATGTATGCCGTAAAACCCTAGCTGACCGGCGTGTTCGTGTTCGAGGACGATTTGCTAGAAACAATGACACATGTGAACAACAATCTCACATGTCTAAAACTCACAACAACAAttctgaaaaagaagaagatatattTTCTGGATCCGACGACTATCTAATCCAG CAGATGGAAAACGATGATGGATGGCTTAACGAAGCAATGTCTAATCTGATTTCTTTTCCTTGTGAATTGGACGCTCCTGGAGATGATCATAATCCAAGCACATGGAGCTTCTGA
- the LOC103870213 gene encoding uncharacterized protein LOC103870213 isoform X2: protein MASSLPQFYADFTFSGNTSSQFHGSSSCPDVSALSNYYDDGYLPFNASSIPESTFYPQVFGTSDAPMQEYNYYYQKMGVNNATQYFHGGDQEYYGFSPEIKPFGEQSWGSSEGGIQAEQNTKVGRYSVEERKERIMRYLKKKNQRNFNKTIKYVCRKTLADRRVRVRGRFARNNDTCEQQSHMSKTHNNNSEKEEDIFSGSDDYLIQMENDDGWLNEAMSNLISFPCELDAPGDDHNPSTWSF, encoded by the exons ATGGCATCATCTCTTCCTCAGTTCTACGCCGATTTCACATTTTCCGGCAACACTTCTTCACAGTTTCACGGCTCTTCTTCATGTCCTGACGTCTCAGCTCTATCCAATTACTATGACGACGGTTACCTCCCCTTCAACGCATCTTCTATCCCAGAATCCACATTTTATCCCCAAGTTTTTGGAACTTCTGACGCTCCTATGCAGGAGTACAACTATTATTACCAGAAAATGGGTGTGAACAATGCCACACAATATTTTCATGGTGGTGATCAAGAATACTACGGCTTTTCACCAGAAATCAAGCCCTTTGGAGAGCAATCTTGG GGATCTAGTGAAGGAGGCATACAAGCTGAGCAGAACACAAAAGTGGGACGCTATTCGGTTGAAGAACGTAAAGAGAGAATCATGAGGTACTTGAAAAAGAAGAACCAACGCAACTTCAATAAGACCATCaag TATGTATGCCGTAAAACCCTAGCTGACCGGCGTGTTCGTGTTCGAGGACGATTTGCTAGAAACAATGACACATGTGAACAACAATCTCACATGTCTAAAACTCACAACAACAAttctgaaaaagaagaagatatattTTCTGGATCCGACGACTATCTAATCCAG ATGGAAAACGATGATGGATGGCTTAACGAAGCAATGTCTAATCTGATTTCTTTTCCTTGTGAATTGGACGCTCCTGGAGATGATCATAATCCAAGCACATGGAGCTTCTGA
- the LOC117134411 gene encoding glutathione S-transferase T3-like, whose translation MLLFLHLNSVFVLSLVPFLATQGTADSAFDGDTPAGRRERKTWSPADDVLLISSWLNTSKDPVVSTEQKSGAFWTRIAAYFAASRQDGGSDQRGASHCKHRWQKINDLVCKFCGAYEAAKREKTSGQNENDKELRHDQKWCELSTAKNEGTSKKRKGEDGGDSSTSQADSKKRPPGVKASKASGKQTVDQEKQVKEFERIWTIKQKEIDAKERLTKMSLLDSLIGKKEPLAEYEESLKKKLINELF comes from the exons ATGCTTCTCTTCCTCCATTTAAACTCTGTCTTTGTCCTCTCTCTTGTTCCTTTTCTTGCCACTCAAGGTACCGCTGATTCAGCCTTCGACGGCGACACTCCTGCTGGCCGTCGGGAACGAAAAACTTGGTCACCAGCGGACGATGTGTTGCTGATCAGCTCGTGGTTAAACACGAGCAAAGATCCAGTTGTTAGCACCGAGCAAAAGTCAGGCGCTTTCTGGACAAGAATAGCAGCCTACTTTGCTGCAAGTCGTCAAGATGGTGGCTCCGACCAGAGAGGGGCTAGTCATTGCAAGCACCGTTGGCAGAAGATCAATGATCTCGTCTGCAAATTCTGTGGAGCCTATGAAGCTGCAAAGAGAGAGAAGACATCGGGTCAAAACGAAAATGAT AAGGAACTGAGGCACGACCAGAAGTGGTGTGAGCTTTCAACTGCTAAGAATGAAGGAACCTCTAAAAAAAGAAAGGGCGAGGACGGTGGTGATTCTTCAACATCTCAAGCAGATTCTAAGAAGCGTCCACCAGGTGTTAAAGCCTCAAAGGCGAGTGGTAAGCAGACGGTTGATCAAGAGAAGCAAGTGAAGGAGTTTGAGAGGATTTGGACAATCAAGCAGAAGGAAATTGATGCTAAGGAACGCCTGACTAAGATGAGCCTGCTTGATAGTCTTATTGGAAAAAAAGAGCCTTTGGCTGAGTATGAAGAGTCCCTTAAGAAAAAACTAATCAATGAATTGTTCTGA
- the LOC103870215 gene encoding uncharacterized protein LOC103870215, giving the protein MASSSHNNLEDSSYDAFDQYFDHQFDEAFENLCNTFGDQTEEKKTRKKRVFIERNREEGHIRLWNDYFSDAPTYPENLFRRRFRMNKPLFIYIVDRLSSEVPFFRQKKDGLRRLGLSTLQKCTAAIRVLAYGYALDAVDEYLRLGATTTRLCVENFVEAIIDLFGNQYLRRPTQDDLQRLLHIGEIRGFPGMIGSVDCMHWEWKNCPTAWKGQYSRGSGKPTIVLEAVASYYLWIWHAFFGPPGTLNDINVLDRSPLFDDIINSQAPQVNFTANGRDYHLAYYLTDGIYPKWATFIQSIPIPQGPKAVLFAQHQEAARKDVERAFGVLQARYAIVKNPALCWDKVKIGKIMRACIILHNMIVENERDDQTQYDVSDFQQGEGSGSSHVDFTYSTDIPTNIANQMGVRTRIRDRQAHQQLKGDLVEHIWRKFGHDQDTN; this is encoded by the coding sequence ATGGCATCTTCCTCTCATAACAATTTAGAAGACTCTAGTTATGATGCGTTCGATCAATATTTTGATCATCAATTCGATGAAGCATTTGAGAATTTGTGCAATACTTTTGGTGATCAAacagaagaaaagaaaacaagaaaaaaaagagtttttatcgaaagaaaccGTGAAGAAGGTCATATCCGATTATGGAATGATTATTTTAGTGACGCTCCAACGTATCCAGAAAACCTATTCCGGCGACGATTTCGTATGAACAAAccattgtttatatatattgttgatCGTCTCTCAAGTGAAGTTCCATTCTTTCGCCAGAAGAAGGACGGTCTCAGAAGGCTTGGTCTCTCTACACTTCAGAAGTGCACGGCAGCTATTCGTGTGTTGGCATATGGTTATGCGCTTGATGCGGTCGACGAATACCTCAGGCTCGGTGCAACCACTACTCGGTTATGTGTGGAAAATTTTGTGGAAGCAATAATAGATTTGTTCGGAAATCAGTACCTAAGAAGACCAACACAAGATGATCTTCAACGTCTCCTTCATATTGGAGAGATTCGTGGGTTTCCCGGGATGATAGGAAGCgtcgattgtatgcattgggagtggaagaattgtcccaccgcttggaaagggcaATATTCTCGCGGTTCTGGAAAACCGACTATCGTTTTAGAGGCGGTTGCTTCATattatctttggatatggcatgcGTTTTTCGGACCTCCAGGTACGTTAAATGACATCAATGTTCTCGATCGCTCTCCTCTTTTTGATGACATAATAAATAGTCAAGCTCCGCAAGTGAATTTCACGGCCAACGGAAGAGATTATCATTTGGCTTACTATCTCACCGATGGCATTTATCCGAAATGGGCaacttttatccaatctattCCAATTCCACAAGGGCCTAAAGCGGTTTTATTTGCTCAACATCAAGAAGCTGCccgaaaagatgtcgaacgtGCTTTCGGAGTCTTGCAAGCTCGATATGCAATTGTTAAAAACCCGGCACTTTGTTGGGATAAAGTCAAGATTGGaaagattatgagagcatgtatcatactccataatatgatagtAGAAAATGAACGAGATGACCAAACTCAATACGATGTTTCTGATTTTCAACAAGGAGAAGGAAGCGGAAGTTCACATGTCGATTTCACATATTCAACAGATATCCCTACAAATATCGCTAATCAGATGGGTGTTCGAACAAGGATTCGTGATAGACAAGCACATCAACAACTGAAAGGtgatttggttgaacatatTTGGCGTAAATTTGGACATGATCAAGATACCAACTGA
- the LOC103870216 gene encoding uncharacterized protein LOC103870216 yields MKLKMEFSSIIAKLLLLTTLVTTLVISRANEELMMQLCHNSDNPTLCLRCLSSDPTAPKADHVELARIILRCVNSHLITLTNNTSTLAPKHRRDPKAAAALKQCGLGYATAKRGVGKVDAHLIAGDYDKAAYDVSMTVEAPPVSCRASLVTLNFNLPSSFRYHTEVYLALTQALLRIIDRF; encoded by the coding sequence ATGAAACTAAAGATGGAGTTTTCCTCTAttatagcaaagcttcttctcCTCACCACACTTGTTACCACATTGGTTATCTCCAGAGCTAACGAAGAGCTGATGATGCAACTATGTCACAACTCCGACAACCCCACCTTGTGTCTTCGCTGTCTGAGCTCAGACCCAACTGCTCCAAAAGCCGACCATGTCGAACTGGCTCGCATCATCCTCAGATGCGTCAACTCTCACCTCATCACCCTCACCAACAACACTTCCACTTTGGCCCCGAAGCACCGCCGGGATCCTAAAGCTGCAGCCGCCTTGAAACAGTGTGGTTTGGGTTACGCGACGGCAAAGCGTGGCGTGGGAAAGGTCGACGCTCACTTGATAGCCGGAGATTACGACAAGGCTGCGTATGACGTCAGCATGACGGTGGAGGCTCCTCCGGTCTCGTGCCGTGCCAGTCTCGTGACCCTTAATTTTAATTTGCCCTCGAGTTTCCGTTACCATACAGAGGTTTACTTGGCGTTAACTCAAGCTCTGCTCAGGATCATTGATCGCTTCTAG
- the LOC103870218 gene encoding uncharacterized protein LOC103870218, whose amino-acid sequence MSFAALFNRIFPLETATISDFSTVFAASMASDQSTNPPIMESKPRHPLHQIADTPTHKLLLKQWLKEEELILNRVSHKESQIDSVRREITQLYIFFFLFHSISLLLLFHASSASASSSSSCKRSWIPSLCALLSSLGIIWAVRYKSEVESHLEKLLEREKEDAKLLRKCVEELKKKGVEFDLLKEVDALRRAKSLRVESKVVRKWSARDFVTLFFFSVSCLVLAMIRLILCD is encoded by the coding sequence ATGAGTTTCGCCGCTTTATTTAATCGGATCTTTCCTCTTGAAACTGCAACTATCTCTGATTTCTCCACTGTATTTGCTGCTTCCATGGCCTCAGATCAGAGCACGAACCCACCAATCATGGAGTCAAAGCCGAGACACCCTCTTCACCAAATCGCCGACACGCCAACACACAAGCTCCTCCTCAAACAGTGGCTGAAAGAAGAAGAGCTCATCCTCAACCGCGTCTCGCACAAAGAGTCTCAGATCGATTCCGTGCGACGAGAGATAACTCAGCTCTacattttcttcttcctcttccactCTATCTCTCTGCTTCTCCTCTTCCACGCTTCCTctgcttctgcttcttcttcttcctcgtgtAAGAGATCATGGATCCCTTCTCTCTGCGCTCTTTTGTCTTCCCTCGGGATCATCTGGGCCGTACGGTACAAGTCTGAAGTGGAGTCGCATCTCGAGAAGTTGTTGGAGAGGGAGAAAGAAGATGCGAAGCTGTTGCGCAAGTGCGTTGAGGAGTTGAAGAAGAAAGGGGTCGAGTTTGATTTGCTCAAGGAAGTGGATGCTCTGCGTAGGGCGAAGAGCTTGAGGGTTGAGTCTAAGGTCGTGAGGAAATGGTCTGCGAGGGACTTTGTGacgctcttcttcttctctgtttcgTGTTTGGTTCTTGCAATGATTAGGCTCATTCTCTGTGACTAG
- the LOC103870219 gene encoding nucleolar protein 56: MVIQAIFLLDTLAKDINSFDMRVRELYSWHFPELVKIVNDNYLCARVSKVIKDKSKLSEEHIPMLTDILGDEDKAKEVVEAGKASMG, encoded by the exons ATGGTTATTCAAGCCATTTTCCTTCTCGACACGCTTGCCAAGGATATCAACTCATTTGACATGAGAGTCAG AGAATTGTACTCGTGGCACTTCCCTGAGCTAGTTAAAATAGTCAACGACAACTACCTTTGCGCCCGAGTTTCAAAAGTTATTAAGGACAAGTCAAAGTTGTCCGAAGAGCACATCCCTATGCTTACTGATATCCTCGGGGATGAAGATAAGGCAAAAGAGGTCGTTGAAGCTGGCAAAGCATCTATGGGATGA
- the LOC103870220 gene encoding auxin-responsive protein SAUR72: MKHLIRRLSRVADSTHYNLLRSDSQRRSRRSKFSLRSSMARRLKKHTSSVPQGHVPVYVGEEMERFLVSAEVLNHPVFIGLLKRSAQEYGYEQKGVLQIPCHVLVFERIMESVRLGLAVPSDLQDLVSEECV; this comes from the coding sequence ATGAAGCACCTGATCCGCCGTCTCTCCCGCGTGGCTGACTCCACTCACTACAACCTCCTCCGGTCAGATTCGCAACGACGGAGCCGCCGTTCTAAATTTTCCCTCCGGTCTTCTATGGCTCGCCGCTTAAAGAAGCATACATCCTCTGTTCCTCAAGGACACGTACCGGTCTACGTGGGTGAAGAGATGGAGAGGTTCTTGGTTAGCGCGGAGGTGCTTAACCACCCGGTTTTTATCGGTTTGCTGAAGCGGTCGGCTCAGGAGTACGGATACGAGCAGAAAGGAGTTTTGCAAATCCCATGCCACGTTCTTGTCTTTGAGCGCATCATGGAGTCGGTTCGGCTTGGACTAGCGGTTCCAAGTGACCTCCAAGATCTAGTCAGCGAGGAGTGTGTCTGA